In Nitrospira sp., a single window of DNA contains:
- a CDS encoding 2'-deoxycytidine 5'-triphosphate deaminase, with translation MTRAASSKGILPYQHITQLIARGSITSEHPIEDRQIQPASLDLRLGKKAYRLISSFLPELSAISSRLNVLDFYQSDLVMYEMDLTQGAILEKGHVYLVPLLEQLDLPATLRARANPKSTTGRLDVFTRVVTDLNAGFDEIRAGYRGPLYLEVVPRSFAIKVRTGDSLNQIRFVRGDATVSDAALQKLHGTDPLLFHNASPPKALPQKEFRTERGLFLRIDLTGSAREDAVIGYRAKKNSHVIDLAKIGHYAALDFWEPLKRHRQDSLLLEPEEFYILASKERIRVPPGYAAEMVAYEAACGELRTHYAGFFDPGFGYGDGKMRGTQVVLEVRPHDVPFLIHDGQTFFKVVYDRMLTVPTQVYGTALGSSYQRQALTLSKHFKA, from the coding sequence GTGACCCGTGCCGCTTCTTCAAAAGGGATTCTGCCCTACCAGCACATCACCCAGCTGATTGCCCGTGGATCCATCACATCGGAGCATCCGATCGAGGACCGGCAAATTCAACCGGCCAGCCTGGACTTACGCCTTGGAAAGAAAGCGTACCGGCTGATCAGCAGCTTCCTGCCGGAGTTGTCGGCGATCAGCAGCCGCCTCAATGTGCTCGATTTTTATCAGTCCGACCTCGTGATGTACGAGATGGACCTCACGCAGGGCGCCATCCTCGAGAAGGGCCATGTGTATCTGGTGCCGCTCCTCGAACAACTGGACCTGCCGGCCACGCTCCGCGCGCGCGCCAATCCCAAAAGCACCACCGGACGGCTGGACGTCTTCACCCGCGTCGTGACCGACTTAAATGCGGGGTTCGATGAAATCCGGGCCGGCTACCGGGGCCCGCTCTACCTGGAAGTGGTGCCGCGCTCTTTCGCCATCAAGGTGCGCACCGGTGACTCCCTGAATCAGATTCGTTTCGTGCGCGGCGATGCCACGGTCTCCGACGCCGCCCTGCAAAAGCTCCACGGAACCGATCCGCTGCTCTTTCATAATGCCTCGCCCCCGAAGGCGCTCCCCCAGAAGGAATTCCGCACCGAGCGCGGTCTCTTCCTGCGGATAGACCTCACCGGAAGTGCGCGGGAAGATGCGGTCATCGGCTACCGGGCCAAGAAGAACAGCCATGTCATCGATCTCGCGAAAATCGGACATTATGCGGCACTGGACTTCTGGGAGCCCCTAAAACGGCACCGGCAGGACAGTCTCCTCCTGGAACCGGAGGAGTTTTATATCCTGGCGTCGAAAGAGCGTATTCGGGTGCCCCCGGGTTATGCCGCGGAGATGGTCGCCTACGAAGCAGCCTGCGGCGAACTGCGCACCCATTATGCCGGCTTCTTCGACCCGGGGTTCGGGTATGGAGACGGTAAGATGCGGGGCACTCAGGTCGTCCTGGAAGTCCGCCCGCACGATGTCCCGTTCCTCATTCATGACGGGCAAACCTTCTTCAAAGTAGTGTATGATCGGATGCTCACGGTGCCGACACAGGTATATGGGACGGCACTCGGCTCGTCATACCAACGGCAAGCCCTCACCCTCAGCAAGCACTTTAAGGCCTAA
- a CDS encoding KamA family radical SAM protein, producing the protein MEDWRRILAQSVVKPKDLADRLGVDPKEIEDIVGDYPMRITPTVLATIKEKGDAIWKQVVPDRAEMADADAEDDPLEEDLMSPVPHLVHRYPDRVLLMVTNQCPIYCRFCTRKRLVGKPGFLKKGELDRAIAYLREHQEVRDVILSGGDPLLLPDHLLERILKSLRTIPHLELIRIGTRVPGSLPERITPKLCDIIKKYHPFYMNLHFNHPDELTPEVKRACGMLADAGVPLGAQTVLLKGVNDDPEIMKRLMHQLLLARVKPYYLYQADLTKGTNHFRTSVETGLKIIKSLQGHTSGMGVPHFVIDAPGGGGKIPLLPADYLVNLDEDSAVLRNYENRTFHYPQPGSASGRELPMVGAHPSWASAGNGCDGGGEHL; encoded by the coding sequence GTGGAGGATTGGAGACGTATTCTGGCTCAGAGCGTGGTCAAGCCCAAGGATTTGGCGGATCGGCTCGGCGTCGACCCGAAGGAGATTGAGGACATCGTGGGGGACTACCCCATGCGGATTACGCCGACCGTGCTGGCCACCATCAAGGAAAAGGGCGATGCGATCTGGAAACAGGTCGTGCCCGATCGTGCCGAGATGGCCGATGCGGATGCGGAAGACGATCCGCTCGAAGAAGATCTGATGAGCCCTGTCCCCCACCTGGTTCACCGGTACCCCGACCGCGTCCTCTTGATGGTCACGAATCAGTGTCCGATTTATTGCCGGTTTTGCACACGCAAACGGCTGGTGGGCAAACCGGGCTTCCTCAAGAAAGGGGAACTGGACCGGGCCATCGCGTACCTGCGCGAACATCAGGAAGTGCGGGATGTGATTTTGTCCGGGGGCGACCCGCTCCTGCTCCCCGATCACCTGCTGGAACGAATCCTCAAATCCCTCCGGACCATTCCCCATTTGGAACTGATCCGGATCGGCACACGCGTGCCGGGCAGCCTGCCGGAGCGCATCACCCCGAAGCTCTGCGACATCATCAAGAAATATCATCCGTTTTATATGAACCTGCACTTCAACCATCCGGACGAGCTGACCCCGGAAGTGAAACGCGCCTGCGGGATGCTGGCCGATGCCGGGGTTCCCCTCGGTGCACAGACTGTGTTACTGAAGGGGGTCAACGACGACCCCGAGATCATGAAACGTCTGATGCATCAATTGTTGCTGGCACGCGTAAAGCCCTATTATCTGTATCAAGCCGACCTGACGAAGGGGACGAATCATTTCCGGACGTCGGTGGAAACCGGCCTCAAGATCATCAAGTCGCTGCAGGGCCACACCAGCGGCATGGGCGTTCCCCATTTCGTGATCGATGCTCCCGGCGGCGGGGGCAAAATTCCACTGCTGCCCGCGGACTATCTGGTCAACCTGGATGAAGACAGCGCCGTGTTGAGAAATTACGAAAACAGGACCTTCCACTACCCCCAGCCCGGTTCCGCTTCAGGACGGGAACTGCCGATGGTCGGCGCCCATCCCTCCTGGGCCTCCGCAGGAAACGGCTGCGACGGAGGGGGTGAACACCTGTGA
- a CDS encoding glutathione S-transferase N-terminal domain-containing protein, which translates to MALTLYHVQWCPDCAVVRDRLDELKLSYEDVVVPDFRPMRTQVFEVSGQYYVPVLKDGDTVLTETHDILAHLDTQYDKARP; encoded by the coding sequence ATGGCTCTCACGCTCTATCATGTCCAATGGTGCCCGGATTGCGCGGTCGTTCGGGATCGTCTGGACGAACTGAAACTCTCCTACGAAGACGTGGTGGTTCCGGACTTTCGTCCGATGCGCACACAAGTCTTCGAGGTGTCGGGTCAATACTATGTCCCGGTCTTGAAGGACGGAGACACGGTGCTGACAGAAACACACGACATTCTTGCTCACCTGGACACCCAGTATGACAAGGCACGCCCGTGA